The genomic DNA GCACCTGGCGCAAGGACTGCTTCAGGGCGATAAGATCGCGCCCGTTGGCGCTGCCAAAGGCGATCCGGCCTACGAGCCGCTCCAAATCATAGATCTGCTTTAAGGCTTCCTTCAAATCCTCCCTCAGTATAAAAGACCCGTACAGATGATCGACCGCCTCCAGCCGCTCCTCAATCAGGCTGCGGTGCAGCAGCGGCTTATCGATCCAGCGCCGCAGCATTCTCGCCCCCATCGACGTCTCTGTCCGGTCCAGCAGCCACAGCAGCGAACCGCGCTTGGATCGTTCACGCACGGTTTCAACCAACTCCAGATTGCGGCGGGTAAACGGATCAAGAATCATGAAGTTCTCCGGCTCATATGCCGAGATCTTTGTCAGCTGCCCGAGGGAGCGCTTCTGCGTCTCGCTTAAATAGCCGACCAGCAGCGCCACACAGTCGCGGCGTTCCGGCTCAAGCCGCACCCAAGCCGCCTCTCCGAACTGCTTGCGGCCGAGCTCGTCCTTCGCTTTATCCCACGGCGTATATACGATCGGTTTGCTGATAGGACTGCTGGACTCGCGCAGCCAATCCAGCAGCGCGCCGTCCCCGATAATTTCGGACGGATCGTATAGCCCAACCTCGTCCCGCAGCCATTCCTTACTGGCCGGAGCAGAGCTGGCGTACAGTTCTCCGGTGGACAGGTCGCAGGAGGCGATAGCCATCATGCCCTGCCGCTCCGTAATGCATAAAATGTAGTTATTCGCCTTCTCACCGACCGTTTTCCCTTCCATGACCGTACCCGGTGTAACGACCCGCACGATTTCCCGGCGTACCACGCCTTTGGCTTCTGCCGGGTCCTCCGTTTGTTCACAGATCGCAACCTTGTACCCTTTCTCGATCAGCCGGTGAATGTAATTCTCGGCAGAATGGTAAGGAACGCCGCACATCGGAATTTTCTCGTCAGTTCCTCCTGCTCTGGCCGTTAACGTAATTTCGAGTTCTTTCGCAGCCAGTATCGCATCGTCAAAAAACATTTCATAAAAATCGCCCAGCCGGAAAAAAAGAAACGCATCCTGCGCCTGGGCTTTGACACTTAAATATTGTTGAATCATCGGCGTATAGGTTGCCATGATCATCCTCCATGCCCATTTCGTAGACTTCTATTATATCAAAAGCGCCCTCCGCTTACGAATGGTTTTCCAATTTCCAAGACCTGCGAATATCCACCGTCTCATCCCAGGTTCGCCCAGAGCATGCCGCCTCCATGAACGGCGCAATATAGCCCTCATATCGGGGGTAATCCGCCAGCTTTTGGAGATCGGCATGCAGCTGTGGCAGCACCTCTCGCAGCCGTTCCTGATTCCCTTGGTAAAAAGCGGCATGCATTCCTTCGTCGTGCAGCGGCCTGCGGGGTAGCTGTCCCGAATTCCCAGCGATCAGCGCGGCAATCGCGACGACGCCCTTCGTTACCACAGGCGAGATCAGGAAGCTGGGCAATGTCCGATATTCGAACCCTCCATGCGGCTGCAGCCGATAATCCCCTAAATAACCGTAAAGCGGGCGCCGCCCGAAGCTCCGGCGATCCTCCATGGCAGCGACAGGCAACGCCAGATAGTTATCCAGTACCTGCAGCAGCTCGTAGGTTAGAGGAATGCCGCTGAAGTGGATATGCCCGCCTAATGGAAAACCCCGCTGAGGCATTCCCCCGGCTTGCCACAACAGCTCCTTATCCTCGATGGAGCGATAAGCGACCCGGAAGGCGTGCAGCAATTGCACGAGCACCTCGCGAGGTTCGCCGGCAGGCTGGGGCCGCAGCTCCACAAGCGGAAAGCGGCGCTCCCCCTGGTACCTCAAAGAGTCGCAGCCTGCCTCTCCAGCGAACCCTAAATACCGGGAAGCCGGAATCACTTTGCCGGTAGCCCGGTTAAAGAGCAGAAATTCCGGGTCCATCCCCAGGAGCACCGCCGGGCCGCTTTTTTTTGCAGTGCCTTGATGCTTCCACAGCTCCTCCGCTGTTTGCCACATCGCCTTGGCAGCAAGCATAGCCCGTTCCTCCGTGCGGTAATCTGGATTTGCTGTCACCTGCTCGACCGTAAATTTCCCGTCCTCGCCAGCCTGAAGTGTCACTTCTCCCATTTCCAGCTGCAAAGCATAAAGCGCCCGGATAGCGGTTTTCTCCAGGCGGCGTTCCAGCAGCGTGCGGCGTCCTTCCTCTCCTTGCGGCAGCGGACGGCGGGTTCCCCCGACACCTAGCTCAGCCATGTAAGTCGCTTTTAAGTGAAAGACCTGAACGACAAAGCGGCGTAGCAGTCTGCGATTGCTGCGCGTGAGCTGAGGTTCCCCCCCGTCAGAAGCCAGAACAGCGTTCAACCCGCTTATGCTTAAGCGCTTCTGCCGTTTCGCAATCGAGCTTGCGAGAAATTCGCCCAAGTGACCGTTGATCGTATGAAAGCTATTGTTCTCGTTTTGCACCTGTGGATTTTTTTCAGAGAACCTGATTTCTATCCATTCCATTGAGCCTGACAATGGGCGCCTCGATACGCTTACTGGCCTTATACCGCTGTCCACCTGGTCCGTTGCGGACTGTAACAGCGCCGTTATTGCATCAAGCAGCTTCTGCGCAGATGCTCCGCGGATGATCTGAATCCGCGTTCCGATCGGGCGAAGTCCCTCCATTTTCTCGTCCCCTCCTGTGGCGGCGATGATTGGTGTATATTTTTTATTTTTTATACAAAAAGAGGGCAGCCGCCCTCGACGACGCCGCCCCTGCCGCATATATTAGATTATCTTCACCTAGCGCGTGTCCTCCCGAAGCTACAGCTCGTCGTCGAGGAGATCCGGATCCAGATCTTCGTAATCCCCCGGATCGGAACCAAAATCGAACTCCTTGTCTTCGTAACCGCCGCCCGGCACAACGAGGACATTGATCTTCGTTTCAGCGATAAGCTCGACGGCGAACTCCCGCTCTACGCGGATGGATACACGGCCATCCCCAGATACGCCGGCTTCAACGGTGCTCGGTTCCTGCGTTGCCTCCGCGGATACTTCCACCGTTGAAGAGCGGTGCCTGGAGTCTACATAGCTCAGTGGCACGTGCTCTACATAGGAAATCGTCTCTTTGGCTACCTCGGTCTGGGAGTTTTTGCTGAAGGAATACCAGATGTTCACATCGTAACTACCAATAACTTCGATTCCGTCGCCTGCGGAGACCGCCTCATACTGGTGGTTTATAATCCACGCGCCAAGTATGCTGGTCGGTTTATGAGGCGGAGTCACGGTATGGGTTACGGTAGAGAACTTACGACCTTTGCCGCAGATCGCTTTCGTTATAATCTCTCTACTTTGATATTTCGATGACATGTTCGAACCTCCTCCATACATCATTCACTACAATTGTATGCAGGACATAGGCGAATGTTGATTGGACGAAGTAAAATAATAAGAAAAACGTCAATCGAAGTACCTCCTAGGAAGACAGACCGCTTTTAAAGGTAGTTTTTCTTGCGATATAAGGATGATGAATCCAGGGTGCTTAGACATACTTATATCTAAAGAAAAACGTCAATCGAAGTACCTCCTAGGAAGACAGACCGCTTTTAAAGGTAGTTTTTCTTGCGATATAAGGATGATGAATCCAGGGTGCTTAGACATACTTATATCTAAAGAAAAACGTCAATCGAAGTACCTTCTAGGAAGACAGACCTCAATCGCCACCGTAGGAACATAACCTCGAGCCCAGACTCTTATGTCTTGGAAAACGTGGGAACTTTATCTTTTTTGGCAATTTCCAGATACATCGCCAGCTCCCGGCAGATTTGCAGTACAGCAGAGCGAATTTCGAATTCCTCTCTTGTGGAGGGCAGCTCCATTTTTTTGAATTCCTGTTCCCACTCCGCAAGCATAGCCTCTGTTCGGCCCGTATATTCCTCTTTGGTCACATCCAGGCTCAATCGCTCGAACAGCAGGGCGGCAATATCCGTTTGCGGCATCCGCTGAAACACCTGCGCAATGAGCTCAAGCATCGATTCGATCCGCTCCAGTTGCTGCTTGCGCATGTAGAAGTACACACTCCACGATTCATCGGGCGAAACAAGCTGGTTCTCCAGCGCGCGCTCTGCTCTGGCGAGCCCGTCCTTGATTAGAGCAGCGGCCTCAATCAATTCTCTGCCGTCCCATACATGCTGCGGATGGTAAAGTGTCAGGGCAATGTGGCTAAAAATTTCCGCGAACAGCTCGTCGATTTTATGGCGAATATCGCTTAATTTATGCTGTTCATTCGGCATGTAGATGAGATTCACGGCCATCGCCGAACCCAGTCCGATTAACAGCAGCTCGATTTGCGTTAGCATCACTTGCAAACTTAGCTCCTCCCC from Paenibacillus woosongensis includes the following:
- a CDS encoding putative amidoligase domain-containing protein; this translates as MEGLRPIGTRIQIIRGASAQKLLDAITALLQSATDQVDSGIRPVSVSRRPLSGSMEWIEIRFSEKNPQVQNENNSFHTINGHLGEFLASSIAKRQKRLSISGLNAVLASDGGEPQLTRSNRRLLRRFVVQVFHLKATYMAELGVGGTRRPLPQGEEGRRTLLERRLEKTAIRALYALQLEMGEVTLQAGEDGKFTVEQVTANPDYRTEERAMLAAKAMWQTAEELWKHQGTAKKSGPAVLLGMDPEFLLFNRATGKVIPASRYLGFAGEAGCDSLRYQGERRFPLVELRPQPAGEPREVLVQLLHAFRVAYRSIEDKELLWQAGGMPQRGFPLGGHIHFSGIPLTYELLQVLDNYLALPVAAMEDRRSFGRRPLYGYLGDYRLQPHGGFEYRTLPSFLISPVVTKGVVAIAALIAGNSGQLPRRPLHDEGMHAAFYQGNQERLREVLPQLHADLQKLADYPRYEGYIAPFMEAACSGRTWDETVDIRRSWKLENHS
- the cotE gene encoding outer spore coat protein CotE produces the protein MSSKYQSREIITKAICGKGRKFSTVTHTVTPPHKPTSILGAWIINHQYEAVSAGDGIEVIGSYDVNIWYSFSKNSQTEVAKETISYVEHVPLSYVDSRHRSSTVEVSAEATQEPSTVEAGVSGDGRVSIRVEREFAVELIAETKINVLVVPGGGYEDKEFDFGSDPGDYEDLDPDLLDDEL
- a CDS encoding aromatic acid exporter family protein produces the protein MGFRVIKTAIATLIAIIIADAFNIQGALSAGLLAILGVDVTRKRSLLTVSSRFFASVLGLLLAFGLFFMLGFHIWVLVLYILIAFPLMSRAQFKEGIVTSSVVVFRVFGGEELSLQVMLTQIELLLIGLGSAMAVNLIYMPNEQHKLSDIRHKIDELFAEIFSHIALTLYHPQHVWDGRELIEAAALIKDGLARAERALENQLVSPDESWSVYFYMRKQQLERIESMLELIAQVFQRMPQTDIAALLFERLSLDVTKEEYTGRTEAMLAEWEQEFKKMELPSTREEFEIRSAVLQICRELAMYLEIAKKDKVPTFSKT